From one Micromonospora siamensis genomic stretch:
- a CDS encoding GPW/gp25 family protein, which yields MDRTERERETARNRYLGWGLAFAETLPGIDITRDISFSAGPNGRVLDLVRGPDNLSQALAVALTTLRGSNVFDAEFGFDGLNALAEDIEPVLIREQVRVAVITLLHRDPRVRRIVDVNLDDGRLGAEGDPALRAARTLRVEVQFETVTDDRLAVRLGELPGV from the coding sequence ATGGACCGCACCGAACGCGAACGCGAGACCGCCCGCAACCGCTACCTCGGCTGGGGCCTCGCCTTCGCCGAGACCCTGCCCGGCATCGACATCACCCGCGACATCTCCTTCTCCGCCGGCCCGAACGGCCGCGTCCTGGACCTGGTACGCGGCCCGGACAACCTCAGCCAGGCGCTCGCCGTCGCGCTGACCACCCTGCGCGGCTCCAACGTCTTCGACGCCGAGTTCGGCTTCGACGGGCTCAACGCCCTCGCCGAGGACATCGAGCCGGTGCTGATCCGGGAACAGGTCCGGGTCGCCGTGATCACCCTGCTGCACCGCGACCCACGGGTCCGCCGGATCGTCGACGTCAACCTCGACGACGGCCGGCTCGGCGCCGAGGGCGACCCGGCGCTGCGCGCCGCCCGCACCCTGCGGGTGGAGGTCCAGTTCGAAACCGTCACCGACGACCGGCTCGCGGTGCGCCTGGGGGAGCTGCCCGGTGTCTGA